Below is a genomic region from Brassica oleracea var. oleracea cultivar TO1000 chromosome C9, BOL, whole genome shotgun sequence.
GTGAGGATATATACGTTACATCTTAACGTCAGTGAGGATAAGCTCGAGATGAAGACTGAGAGGTTGAGCAAGATTCCCGTAGATACATGTCATTTTCTTTAATTAATAATTTTTAACATGACATGAAAAAACGTATTTGTGATAATACTATTTGATAGCTGGCATACTACAGAAGGTATGTAGAAGAGCATTATATTGCAAAAATATAAAGAAATGGAAAGTCTGAATACTTATGACTATGAGGATATGCATGCAATACAAATTAAGGAATAATTAATCAAATAAAAACAAATAAAGGAAGAGCAATTTTTAGAATATAGATATGGCCTATATAAAATGTGTCGTTTTCTGTGTGGTATAAATACATACTCTATTTTGTTCAAAATTTATTATATTTCTTTTGTCAGCATTTCCAAATTAATATATATGCAAGAAAATCAACAGGTAGAATTAAGAATATACTTTGATGTAAAAAAAAAAAAGAATTGAGAATATACCTTAAACTAAAATTTTCTCTAAATCAATCACTGATTGACATGTACTAAGTTTCATTGACAAAAATAATTAATCAAAATTTAATAACTAAAATAACTAACTAAAGATGTTTTATGCCGATAAACTACCCAACATTCATTATCCATTTGGAGGAATTTCGACAAAACACAATAGCAAATAAGTTGGTTCGTGGTGCTCGGAGCTAGCACAAAACCAGGATGGTCATTTGACCCATGTGAAAATAAAAATTCCCTGTATTTTGTAAAGAAAATTGAAGTAATTAGCTTCCTGACTTATATAAAACACATTTGTTATCAAACTGACCGATGTAAAAGAATTTACTGCCTCCGCCACTGCTCGGAGTTCTGCAACTATTGTATTATATCTTGATTCTATACCACTGATTTGGCTTTCTTAAATCAGTGTCTACCGTTAACCAGAGAATATATTTGGACAAAAAGACGTTTTATGCCAACAAACCGTGTTTCGTTACTTTAGCGGTTTAGCCCAATGGACCCATATTACAAGTGGGTAGGAAAAGTAGAAGTACTAGCAGAACCAATCCTGGAGTACATCAGAACCTTGTAGTGTTGGTTTGATACAAAGGTGATCAGGTTTGAACCCAAGATCCTTACTACAAGAAGCACACTTTTTTTTATAACTCACACTTCATGTGCTCGTTCTTGAAGATCCTACGGCCTAAGAATCGGAACAAGCTCAAGAGGAGTTTTCTTAACAATGGTGACATCACCAGATTCTTCCATGTCCATACCTTTACTCTCCTCTGGCAATTTCCAGTCAAAGAAGTAAAGCAAATTCAAGAGACCTAATTCAACCGTCGCAATCCCAAAAGCCATCCCTGGACACATCCTACGACCAGAACCAAAAGGTAACATCTCAAAGCTATGTCCTTTGTAGTCCACAGGACAATCCATAAACCTCTCCGGGATAAACTCTTCTGGATTCATCCAGTGTTTAGGGTCCTGTCCTATCGCCCATGCGTTTACTATAAGAAGGGTTTTGGGAGGAATATCGTAGCCTTGAATCTTTATTGGACTCATTGTCTCTCTTGGGAGTAACAAAGGAGCAGCTGGGTGTAGTCTTAAGGTTTCTTTCACCACAAGCTTCAAGTAATGTGCCTTGTCAAGATCTTCTTCCGCAAGTCTCTCTTGTGGTTTGATTCTAATACTTGTTCGAATCTCGTCTTGAGCTTTCTTCATCACTCTTGGGTTTCTAATGAGCTCTGCCATCGCCCAAATCATGATGATGGCACTTGTGTCTACTCCAGCAAGAAATAGATCCTAATCAAGAAAAGTTTTTAGGTCAGGTTCTTGATTCAAGAAACATGATACTAAAGATTGTTTACTTACTGAGATGACTCCATGGAGATGATCAGTTGTGAGCTTGAAAGTTACATCTTGTTCTTGTTTCTTTATCATATTCAACATCACATCGACAATATCAGGACGATCTGGAGTTGTGACTCCATGCTTGTGATCATCAGCCACTTTCCTCACAAAAGTATCTACCTCTAGAAAAACGTTATAAAGTCTCTTATGTTCTCCTAACACAAAGTCTATGAACCATCCAATACCAGCAACAGGGAAGAAGTCACTGAACTTGAAAGACATGTTTGCAAGAGCTTCAAACATCAACTCTTCGATCTTTTCCTTACAGATCCGCTTGCTTTCGAAGTAGTTCTGTCCAAAGGCTGATCTGAATACGATACTCGCAGTTAAAGAGAAAAGGGTTTTGCTCAGATCCACCGGAGACTGCTTCAAAGCTGATTCAGTCAGTTTCTTGACCGTCAAGTCATTCTCTTCCTCTCTTATATACCTAAAAGATTGTACCTTCTTTGCGTTGAAGAACTCAAGAACAGCGAGTTTCCGCAGCTCTCTCCACTCTTCGCCGTATGACGCGAAACCAATGTCTTTACCGTTGCGAGAAAAGGTCTGCATGCCGAGAGCCTTGGGGCGTGTACAGCACTCTAGGTCATGGGTTTTGAGAACTTCTTCAGCTGCTTCACTCGATGAGACTACAAGAATTGGGACGAACCCTAGGTGGAGAAGCATCACGGGTCCATGTTTCTTGGAGAGATCGTGAAGACGTCTGTGAAGCAGTCCTTGGAGCTGGTGTAGGTTTCCGATGAACGGAAGCTTTGGTGGACTTGGAGGTAGATTCTGCTTCGAGTCTTTGATCTTCTTGGTGTAAATTAATGAGAAGAAAACTAGAAATAATATAAGCAAGATGAAAGATAGTAGAGTCACCATTGTTTACGTTTTCCTCTGTTTTGAGCTCTGTTTTGCTCTTTTGGGAGATAGATGAACAAAGTTTTAAAAGACAAAACAACACCGTCTTCACATTTTGAAATACGTAATGGACATGTCAGTTTGGATATGTACGAAGCTAGAGTGTAAGTCGGTTTGTATTGATAATATATAAGTTGTTACATGTCGTTTATTGCAAGTGATAAGCATTGAGACGGAGGCCGTGAGCAGCAACCGAACAAGGGCAATTGCACCAAAGCCTCTTGATGCTAGCCAATGCATGCAGAGCCGAATTCAAGATTTAAGAAACTATAAATATTTTAGATTTCATTTTAATAATTCTATTGACAATTGAAAGTCATGTAATATAATAAATTTAAAAATTGAAGATTAAAGTTATTTTTCATCTGATTGTGTCCAAAACCGGCCTTGAGTGCATGATTTTCTAGACTTGTAAGCTGCACCGCCCAGATATGATGTTGGGCGACACAAGTACTTATAAATACATTCCCATCCGTTAGCTCATTAAGGACTTGAATCCTATATGGTGGAGGAATCGCATCTTCAGTGGTTTTGAAGCTCAAATATGAAAATATGAATTCTTAAAGTTTGCGCAGTCCGAAACATTGTGATCTTTAAGTGCGAAAAACTTTCTCAGGCCAATTTAACATTTACACCAAAAAAACTTTCTCAGGCCAATATTCTCTCATCTGGGGAATCTTTCATAAATCCTGTTTAGTTATGTTAAGTTCGTTTTTATAGATTTCGAATCTGCTTATATATCACTGAGCTTGGTTTATATATAACACAGGAGCTGGTAGATACACAAATGTTTAGTTGACCAAATGCATGTCGACCAGATCGGTCCAAAGCTTATCTAAGGTTCGAAAATCATATCTTAAAAATGTTTGAGATCATTTACAATTTTGTATAAAAAATGAAAATAGAATGAAACCAATCATACATATATTGAATACAATTTGTATTATATGTACATGTTAGCTAACAACTAATTGCATACATTTTTAGCAAAAAAAAAAAAAAAAACAAAATGCATACAAGCAAGAAACAAGTAGGCCTGGTAAAAGAACTAGAACCAAAAATCCAAATGGAAACCGAATTAAAATAACCAAATATGGAATTATACCAAAATCCTATGATACTTAAATGGTTCATATACTTTTATATTCGAAACAACCGAACCAAAACTAAACCAAACCAAAAACCAAACATATTAAAATATTAATTATATTTACATATAACACAACCAGTATACATATGCATATGATCTATTAAAAGTATTTGAAAGTATTTAAAAATAAATTATCAAAACATCTCTGAACTACCCAAAATTATTACTAAATATCCGTAGATTTTCTCTGAAATATCTAAAATAATCACAATTATTCAAGATTTTTATCTAAATCATCCTAATTACTTGATCTATTATTTGAAATACATGATAACTCACCTGAATTATCCAAAATAACAGAACCATAAATCATATTTTAGATTAGACGGTTCCTAGTTTTACTATCTGTACCGACCCAAACATGAAACTATTCAAACCGATCCAAAATTTGCTGGTTCCTACCGGGTCCTTTAGCCCTTTACTCGAACTACCTAATATCAGAAATATCCAACCCAAAGATCGATATCAGAAATTGCCCAGACTAATAAGTAGCAACCATGAATGACTCCGGTTTGATACAATTAAACCGATCGGGTCTGAGCTAAAATTGAAAATCCTAGCCTCTACATGATGTAGACTACATCTAAGCAATGTTAGTCTAATAAAGTTTATGCTATAAATGAAACTAAATACAAAAGGAGCATGACTTATTACTTTTATGGCACTTTCCCATGTTTTTAAAATTATTACTTTTTTTGTCTCGCAGTTTCTAAAATCTAAATTGTTGATAGTATATGATATTTATTGGCTATTGTGTATTTTGCTGATGTTTATGAACCGTAGTTGTTTTTAGGGGGTTTTTCAAAACCAACCCACAATTTTTAGTTAAACCCAAAACCAACCTCTTTTTTTTGTCATTACTATTCATCAATAAAATTTTCATACTATCCCTATGTTTTTGAATTATTCACAAAATTGCCATTTTTATTTAATTTTTTATTAATTTTGAAATTAACAAAAAACCAAATACACCATGACCATTTCTTCTTATTTACAAAAATGGCATCGTCATCAATTTTTCCAACCACCATGAACCACCATTTTTGAGCTCTAAAGCTCAAGAATTCAATTTTCAACCACTTTTTTCTCATTCTAACCCAAAAAACTTCATTTCCTCTCATCTCCTCTACATTTCCTTATAAAAAACTCTCATAACTTTCATTTTCATAAGCACAAACTTCATATTTTCGAGTTTCTTCATTAGTAAATAGTCAAAGATGTTTCCTTTTGCTCATATTTGGAGTTTGGACGGTTGAAAAGGTTGGAAACGAGTTTTACACTGGAAAAATGTAACTATTTACATGGTTTTCGTTCTTTTTCAGATCTGTGTCGCGATGGTAGACTGTTTTGTATGTCTCCGCCTCCGTGGAGACTTACGATGCAGTCTATTTGTCAACGCACGGGTTAGTTTTGCAATTGACAAAACAATTTTTTTTTTCTAACGCAGACTTCCCCAGTAGTCTCCGTCTTTACCTTTGACAACAAAAATAAAAATTTAGGTAGACTTACTAAGACGTCTACCTAAAAGAGGTTAGTTTTTCATTTGACCGAACTTTTGACTTTTCAAAATAGACTTCAACGGAAGTCTACAAAATGTAGACTGCCAACAAAGTCTATAAAAGGTCAGTTCTGCATTTGACCAAAACTTTGACTTCGTTGAATAAGTTAGTTTTGTGTTTGACCAAAAAGTTTAAAAAGCAATCAAAAATTTATTAAATTGTAGACTTCATATGCAGTCTTCTTATCTTAGAAAAAAAAATGTAGACTGCATATAAAGTCTACTTTTTTTATTTTGCTCAAATGCAAAACCAACCCGTCGGATTTGAGAGTAGACTTCACAAGAAGTCTACACACCCGTAGACGTTCATTTCAATCTACTGATTGGAAGTCAAACTTGGTCAATTGCAAAACTAACCTCTTTCAAAAAAATTCAAACATGTAGACTGCATATGAAGTCTGGCTCTGAAAGTCAAATCTTGGATGAATTCTGGTCAATTGCAAAAACTAACATTTTTAAATTGTAGACTGAAATGAAAGTCTACATGTACAAAATCACAGTTTTTTTTCAACTATAGAAAGCAACCCGTAAAATGGTCAATTGCAAAAACCAACCCAAAGAGTNNNNNNNNNNNNNNNNNNNNNNNNNNNNNNNNNNNNNNNNNNNNNNNNNNNNNNNNNNNNNNNNNNNNNNNNNNNNNNNNNNNNNNNNNNNNNNNNNNNNNNNNNNNNNNNNNNNNNNNNNNNNNNNNNNNNNNNNNNNNNNNNNNNNNNNNNNNNNNNNNNNNNNNNNNNNNNNNNNNNNNNNNNNNNNNNNNNNNNNNNNNNNNNNNNNNNNNNNNNNNNNNNNNNNNNNNNNNNNNNNNNNNNNNNNNNNNNNNNNNNNNNNNNNNNNNNNNNNNNNNNNNNNNNNNNNNNNNNNNNNNNNNNNNNNNNNNNNNNNNNNNNNNNNNNNNNNNNNNNNNNNNNNNNNNNNNNNNNNNNNNNNNNNNNNNNNNNNNNNNNNNNNNNNNNNNNNNNNNNNNNNNNNNNNNNNNNNNNNNNNNNNNNNNNNNNNNNNNNNNNNNNNNNNNNNNNNNNNNNNNNNNNNNNNNNNNNNNNNNNNNNNNNNNNNNNNNNNNNNNNNNNNNNNNNNNNNNNNNNNNNNNNNNNNNNNNNNNNNNNNNNNNNNNNNNNNNNNNNNNNNNNNNNNNNNNNNNNNNNNNNNNNNNNNNNNNNNNNNNNNNNNNNNNNNNNNNNNNNNNNNNNNNNNNNNNNNNNNNNNNNNNNNNNNNNNNNNNNNNNNNNNNNNNNNNNNNNNNNNNNNNNNNNNNNNNNNNNNNNNNNNNNNNNNNNNNNNNNNNNNNNNNNNNNNNNNNNNNNNNNNNNNNNNNNNNNAGAATACCTGCAAAAAAAGATTAAAAATTAAAATCATATTTTGAGTAAACTTCTAATGAAATATGCTTAAAATTCAAGGCTTGTAGACTTCTTTTCAAGTCTACCAGCCCTAACTTTTAAGTAGACTTCATTTGAAGTCTACTCTATCAAAAAAAAAAATAGATCTGAAATATGTTAAATTCTAAAAAACTTTTTAAAATATAATTTAATAGATAAAATAGTAATAATTAAAGACATAGAATTTGAATATGTAACTTTATTTTAATATAAATACTAGAACACATATTTAAAATCTATAGATGTAAACCTTACATTTTTGGGAGGAGAAGAAAACAACTATGGAAAAAAATAACTGCAAAACAAGATAAAATTATTAAAAAACATAGAAAAGAATTAAAATTATATTTTTGTAGGCTTCCAATGAAGTTTGCTTAAACTTTGTGGTTTAGTAAACTTCATTTTGATATTTTCAGATCTGAAAAAATCTATACATTTTGAAATTTGAAAATAATTTTAAATCTGAAAATACTTTTCAAAATAGATTTATAAGATAAACTAGTAGCAAATTAATGCACAGAGCTTGATCTATAAATTTATTTGAATATAAACATATAAATACATATTTAAAATCTATTAATCTAAAACTTACATTTTTAGAGGAGAAATGAAATCCATGAGTGATAATACCTACAAAAAAAGATAATATTGTTAGAAATAAATAACATAAAATACACATTTAAAATCTATAGATCTAAAACTTACATTTTTTAAAGGAGAAGATGAAAACAATGAATCATAATATCTAAAATGACAAGAAAACATTGTGAGAAAGACTTGAGAAAATTTTAGAGAGAAAAAAGAGAAATGAGAGAGTTTTTGAAAGAATTGAGAGAATTTTAGGGAGGACGAAGAGAGTTTTAGAGAGAGGGGAGAGAGTTTTAAAAACTTGTGCAGCCACTTTAGAGAGAGACTGTATTAATTTTGTTTATATAGAGAGATAAAAATGTAACTAGGTTAAAATTTACGATGCTGTAGACTTCTTTTGAAGTCTAATAAAATTAAAATTTTGGAGTAGATTTTACTATAACATAGTAAACTTTTTTAGAAGTCTACTATAATAATTTCATTATTGTTGCTTATTCTTTATTATTTTAATAATTTTAATATATGATTTACAAAATTTATTTCTTTATTTTTAATAGTTATAGTTTATGATTTCATTTTTTATTTTTAAGGAACTTAACTTAGTTTAAATATAATGATTTTTTGTAAAACAAATTGAAAAATATAGACTAAAAAGACGTCTTCAAATAAATAGACTTTATTGTAGGTCTACGATACCCTTAACCACAAATTTCAAACCCTAAATGTTTTGCTTGATAATCAAAAATTCTCAATTATACAAAATATAAACTACTAAACATTAATATGCAGATTTAAGTTAATAAAACAAAATCAAAACAAAATCTAAAATCTAACCCTATGAAATCAACCACTAAAAGACATAACATGTTAGAACCATTTGTTTCTAAACTATGAACATTGTCTAACACATGATAACCAAATTAGTATATATTCTTCAAAATTGTTCAATTATATGAAATT
It encodes:
- the LOC106316296 gene encoding cytochrome P450 71B4-like; the protein is MVTLLSFILLILFLVFFSLIYTKKIKDSKQNLPPSPPKLPFIGNLHQLQGLLHRRLHDLSKKHGPVMLLHLGFVPILVVSSSEAAEEVLKTHDLECCTRPKALGMQTFSRNGKDIGFASYGEEWRELRKLAVLEFFNAKKVQSFRYIREEENDLTVKKLTESALKQSPVDLSKTLFSLTASIVFRSAFGQNYFESKRICKEKIEELMFEALANMSFKFSDFFPVAGIGWFIDFVLGEHKRLYNVFLEVDTFVRKVADDHKHGVTTPDRPDIVDVMLNMIKKQEQDVTFKLTTDHLHGVISDLFLAGVDTSAIIMIWAMAELIRNPRVMKKAQDEIRTSIRIKPQERLAEEDLDKAHYLKLVVKETLRLHPAAPLLLPRETMSPIKIQGYDIPPKTLLIVNAWAIGQDPKHWMNPEEFIPERFMDCPVDYKGHSFEMLPFGSGRRMCPGMAFGIATVELGLLNLLYFFDWKLPEESKGMDMEESGDVTIVKKTPLELVPILRP